The sequence GCGGCCTTCGCCCGGCTGCGCGAGCTGCCGGAACCGAGGTTCTTCGCCGAGCGCCGCGTGCCGCTCCTCCGCTCGGGCACCGGTTTCCACGCCCTGGTGCGGCACGCCGACGTGGTGGAGGCGAGCAGGCGCCCCACGGTCTTCAGCAGTGAGCCCTCGGTGTCGAGCCCGCAGCCTCCCGGGTGGGTGCGGCACGTGTTCGGCGAGGCGATGGTCGACATGGACGATCCGCGCCATGCCCGGCTGCGGCGGATCGTGGCCCGCGCGTTCACCCCCCGGATGCTGGCCAAGACGGAGGAGGACCTGCGCAGGACCGCCGCCGAGATCGTGGACGACGTGCTCGCCCGCCGTCCACGCGACTTCGTCGCGGCCGTGGCCGCCCGGCTGCCCATCGCCGTCATCTGCGACATGATGGGCATCCCCGGCGAGCTCCGGAGCGAGGTGCACCGGCATGTGGACACCTCCACGGAATACTCGGGGGTCCGCTCCGACGTGCTGCGGGCACTGCGCATGGGGGTGCGGAACGCCTCGGCGCTGATGAGCCTGCAGCGCCTGGTGATCCGCCTCGGGCGGCGGCGCAGGGACGAGCCGTCCGACGATCTGGTCTCCGCGCTGGTCCACGCGAACGTCGACGGCGAGCGACTGACCGCGCGGGAGCTGGGCTCGTTCTTCACCCTGCTCCTCGTGGCGGGCAACGAGACCACCCGCAACGCGATCGCGCACGGGCTCCACCTGCTCTCCGTCCATCCCGAGCAGCGTGAGCTGCTGCTGTCCGACTACGACCGGCACATCCCGACGGCGGTCGAGGAGATCGTCCGCCACGCGACGCCGATCATGCAGTTCCGCCGTACGGTGACCGAGGACTGCGACCTGAACGGCCACGCCTTCCGGCGCGGGGACAGGGTCGCGCTGCTCTACGTCTCGGCCAACCGTGACGGGTCGGTCTTCACCGCGCCGGACGCCTTCGACATCACCCGCTCGCCCAATCCGCACGTGGGGTTCGGAGGGCCGGGCCCGCA comes from Streptosporangium roseum DSM 43021 and encodes:
- a CDS encoding cytochrome P450, with product MNPTTDDLADLAFWTQPPQVRLAAFARLRELPEPRFFAERRVPLLRSGTGFHALVRHADVVEASRRPTVFSSEPSVSSPQPPGWVRHVFGEAMVDMDDPRHARLRRIVARAFTPRMLAKTEEDLRRTAAEIVDDVLARRPRDFVAAVAARLPIAVICDMMGIPGELRSEVHRHVDTSTEYSGVRSDVLRALRMGVRNASALMSLQRLVIRLGRRRRDEPSDDLVSALVHANVDGERLTARELGSFFTLLLVAGNETTRNAIAHGLHLLSVHPEQRELLLSDYDRHIPTAVEEIVRHATPIMQFRRTVTEDCDLNGHAFRRGDRVALLYVSANRDGSVFTAPDAFDITRSPNPHVGFGGPGPHFCLGAHLARREITVIFRELFTRLPGIRAVGEPEHPPSNFDNGVRRLGFDF